One window of the Vigna radiata var. radiata cultivar VC1973A chromosome 1, Vradiata_ver6, whole genome shotgun sequence genome contains the following:
- the LOC106767626 gene encoding silicon efflux transporter LSI2-like, which produces MALAPPPTVVLGSVAFAVFWVLAVFPCVPFLPIGRTAGSLLGAMLMVIFHVLTPDQAFAAIDIPILGLLFGTMVVTVFLERADLFKYLGKLLSWKSRGPKDLLCRICVISAISSAFFTNDTSCVVLTEFVLKIARQHNLPPYPFLLALASSANIGSSATPIGNPQNLVIAIQGKISFGSFLTGILPAMLVGLVVNVVMLIVIYWRALTIHTDEEDPISQVAEEEIMSHQFSPAIMAHCASFNSEECSDSSEPTNNLQNSSQVHAMTNQTVSSLSKVQMVVSSTNSKDSTTTTNASKEGTSDTNPSKDVSIVVDRPIEARIMHSSQGKEDYLSIKWKRILWKSCVYAITLMMLTAMLLGVNMAWAAIAAAIILVVLDFKDAGPSIDKVSYSLLIFFCGMFITVDGFKKTGIPSALWDLMEPYSRIDHATGIAILAVVILVLSNLASNVPTVLLLGARVAASAAAISKEDEKKAWLILAWVSTIAGNFSLLGSAANLVVCEQARRAPNIGYTLTFWTHLKFGLPSTLIVTAIGLTLIR; this is translated from the exons ATGGCACTGGCTCCTCCTCCAACAGTTGTCCTTGGTTCAGTAGCCTTTGCAGTCTTCTGGGTTCTAGCCGTTTTCCCATGTGTGCCTTTTCTACCTATTGGGAGAACTGCAGGGTCCCTACTGGGTGCAATGCTTATGGTCATATTCCATGTTCTGACTCCAGATCAAGCTTTTGCTGCAATTGATATTCCAATTCTTGGTCTTCTTTTTGGCACAATGGTTGTTACTGTTTTTCTTGAAAGAGCAGACCTGTTCAAGTACTTGGGGAAGCTTCTCTCATGGAAAAGTAGAGGACCAAAAGACTTACTTTGTAGAATCTGTGTGATTTCTGCTATTTCAAGTGCTTTTTTCACCAATGACACCTCTTGTGTTGTGCTGACTGAATTTGTGTTGAAAATTGCAAGGCAGCATAACCTCCCTCCTTACCCTTTCCTTCTTGCACTTGCTTCAAGTGCAAATATTGGCTCCTCAGCAACCCCAATTGGGAACCCCCAGAATCTGGTTATAGCTATTCAAGGCAAAATATCATTTGGGAGTTTTCTAACTGGCATTCTTCCAGCTATGCTTGTAGGACTTGTGGTGAATGTTGTAATGCTTATAGTCATATATTGGAGGGCGTTAACTATTCACACGGATGAAGAGGATCCAATTTCACAAGTGGCAGAAGAGGAGATTATGTCTCATCAGTTTTCTCCAGCCATAATGGCTCATTGTGCATCATTTAATTCTGAAGAATGCAGTGACAGTTCAGAACCAACTAATAATCTTCAGAACTCTTCTCAAGTTCACGCTATGACAAACCAAACAGTGTCAAGTTTAAGTAAAGTTCAGATGGTTGTTAGTAGCACAAACTCAAAGGATTCCACAACAACCACAAATGCATCGAAGGAGGGGACCAGTGACACCAATCCTTCAAAAGATGTTTCAATAGTAGTGGATAGACCTATAGAAGCACGTATTATGCACTCTTCACAAGGAAAGGAGGACTATTTGAGCATAAAATGGAAAAGGATACTGTGGAAATCTTGTGTTTATGCAATCACATTGATGATGTTGACTGCAATGCTTCTTGGTGTAAATATGGCATGGGCTGCAATTGCAGCTGCAATAATTTTGGTGGTGCTTGATTTCAAAGATGCAGGGCCTAGCATAGACAAG GTCTCTTATTCCCTTTTGATATTCTTCTGTGGAATGTTTATAACAGTAGATGGCTTCAAAAAAACTGGAATTCCAAGTGCTCTATGGGACTTAATGGAGCCTTATTCCAGAATAGATCATGCTACTGGAATAGCTATACTTGCTGTAGTTATACTTGTCCTATCAAATTTGGCTTCAAATGTACCAACTG TTCTGTTGCTTGGAGCAAGAGTTGCAGCCTCAGCTGCTGCAATTTCCAAAGAAGATGAGAAGAAGGCATGGCTAATCCTAGCTTGGGTGAGCACTATAGCAGGAAACTTTTCGCTATTAGGATCTGCTGCAAACTTGGTTGTGTGTGAACAAGCTCGTAGAGCTCCAAACATTGGATACACATTAACTTTTTGGACTCATCTCAAATTTGGTCTTCCTTCAACTCTCATAGTCACTGCTATTGGATTAACCCTCATAAGATGA